A window of Bradyrhizobium sp. AZCC 1610 contains these coding sequences:
- a CDS encoding DUF1353 domain-containing protein has product MGAFTSELTVTHLSGNDTHGWRLWRLAEPLIYEVGGRGSGRVILVSKGFITDGPSIPRLLWSILPVWASWSRAGVVHDYLCYLIALNNPHPEAPTRDHADRIFFEAMELLNVGWVQKYLLYWGVRLGTWYNIRTTMIDHNTTPNATQVVRR; this is encoded by the coding sequence GTGGGCGCATTCACGAGCGAACTGACGGTTACGCATCTCTCCGGTAACGATACGCATGGCTGGCGCTTATGGCGCTTGGCAGAGCCCCTCATCTATGAGGTCGGAGGCCGCGGCTCCGGTCGCGTCATCCTCGTTTCGAAGGGCTTCATCACCGACGGTCCATCCATTCCACGATTGCTGTGGTCGATCCTACCAGTTTGGGCAAGCTGGAGCCGCGCGGGCGTCGTTCATGACTACCTGTGCTACCTAATCGCGCTCAACAATCCCCATCCTGAAGCGCCGACGCGCGACCATGCCGACCGAATTTTCTTCGAAGCCATGGAGCTCCTCAACGTCGGCTGGGTTCAGAAGTACCTGCTCTACTGGGGCGTACGCCTTGGGACTTGGTATAACATAAGGACCACCATGATCGACCACAACACCACCCCCAACGCTACGCAAGTAGTTAGGCGGTAG